The following are encoded in a window of Cydia amplana chromosome 20, ilCydAmpl1.1, whole genome shotgun sequence genomic DNA:
- the LOC134657665 gene encoding uncharacterized protein LOC134657665, with amino-acid sequence MPKRKRAKKYEDDIDHLLHKVRKLKRKLRHNSESASSHSGSNEELMPQDTESPVLRPDDWFPEYPDYELNYDPYSQNDQYNGAECQEDPIEADNCPIEESQNSVGNLIKPTEAQQNATQTVTNTSDNAVPGTSSSAIAGTSSSAIAGTSSSAVAGASAVAIPGTSTSTVEQADDNKVADTIDLDDDVLQILGDDPSSATIYGKEVRAEIATRFTHVAIEGITKETRKDLLSKYLIPANCVKIGAPKLNPEIKAAISENFAKRDKGIESKQKEMACAISCLSEIITSQLNSKEKNNDLLQKLIDLGRILCDLQYADSVTRRNFILFSLKKDLKDHLANTKIDTCLFGEDLTETLKSAKAMIKSGGEIKATAPKQPVAQYRRVRSSVSRPLNRRGPAPRRPPPGPPLPPAPIPRGRAPAPRAPPPPPPPAPPARYYRPSYAHQPPPRHHYY; translated from the exons ATGCCGAAACGTAAACGTGCTAAGAAATACGAAGATGACATTGATCATCTACTGCATAAAGTTCgaaaattaaaacgtaaattACGACATAATAGTGAAAGTGCTTCGTCACACAGTGGTTCCAATGAGGAATTGATGCCACAAGATACGG AATCACCGGTTTTACGACCAGACGATTGGTTTCCGGAATACCCGGATTATGAACTGAACTACGATCCATACAGTCAGAATGACCAATATAATGGCGCTGAGTGTCAGGAAGACCCTATTGAGGCCGATAATTGTCCTATCGAGGAATCTCAGAATTCTGTTGGAAATTTGATAAAGCCTACTGAGGCTCAGCAAAACGCTACACAGACCGTGACAAATACTAGCGACAATGCCGTACCCGGCACGAGCTCCAGCGCCATAGCCGGCACCAGCTCCAGCGCCATAGCCGGCACCAGCTCCAGCGCCGTAGCCGGCGCAAGCGCCGTTGCCATACCAGGCACAAGCACGTCCACTGTTGAGCAGGCCGACGATAATAAGGTCGCTGACACAATCGATTTGGACGATGATGTATTACAAATTCTGGGAGATGACCCCTCGTCGGCCACAATATATGGAAAAGAGGTACGTGCAGAAATAGCTACCCGTTTTACACATGTAGCCATAGAAGGTATAACTAAAGAAACCCGTAAAGACCTCCTTAGTAAATACCTAATCCCTGCTAATTGCGTTAAAATAGGCGCGCCAAAATTAAACCCTGAGATCAAAGCTGCCATCTCAGAAAATTTTGCTAAACGAGACAAAGGCATCGAGTCCAAGCAAAAGGAAATGGCTTGCGCAATATCATGTCTTAGTGAAATAATTACATCGCAATTAAATTCGAAAGAGAAAAATAACGACCTCTTACAAAAACTTATAGACCTCGGTCGTATTTTGTGCGACTTACAATACGCAGACAGCGTAACCAGACgcaattttatacttttttcatTGAAAAAAGATCTCAAAGACCATCTGGCGAATACCAAGATAGACACTTGCCTATTTGGCGAAGACTTGACGGAAACGCTTAAATCAGCGAAAGCCATGATTAAATCCGGCGGAGAGATAAAAGCTACTGCTCCTAAGCAGCCCGTAGCGCAATACAGGCGGGTGAGATCCAGTGTATCGCGGCCTTTAAACCGTCGAGGCCCAGCGCCGCGCAGGCCGCCGCCGGGCCCGCCGCTGCCACCGGCCCCGATCCCGAGGGGCCGCGCGCCTGCTCCCCGCGCGCCGCCACCCCCGCCACCCCCGGCGCCGCCCGCGCGCTACTACAGGCCGTCGTACGCGCACCAGCCCCCGCCGCGCCACCACTACTACTAG